From a region of the Corallococcus coralloides DSM 2259 genome:
- a CDS encoding glycoside hydrolase family 57 protein produces MSLGSLALVLHAHLPFVRHPEYEDFLEEDWLYEAISETYLPLLRVFDRLVEDRVPFRVTMTLSPTLVSMLNDELLRERYARRLDSLCELGAREVHRTRDDPTFHPLAVFHRDHFESLRLAYHNHYRRDLVAAFRRLQDSGHLDILTCNATHGFLPLMQQTPEAVRAQVTVAANHYRQNFGRDPAGIWLAECGYYPGLERILSAERIRYFFADTHALTDATPRPLHGPYAPIFTEPGVAAFARDPESSQQVWSTEHGYPGDPVYREFYRDIGWDLDLDYIRPFIQPTGDRKNTGFKYFRITGKTNDKQPYDPAAARERAWVHAGNFLFNRERQFEYLASRMGGRKPVVVAPYDAELFGHWWFEGPHFIDALIRQAARNPSRFTLISPLDDLREHPENQVATPPMSSWGAGGYANMWLDGTNDWIYRHLNHAARQMVELARDFPDAPSLKRRALNQAARELLLAQASDWAFIMKTGTMVDYAVRRTKEHLQRFLRLHDQVRAGTVDESWLSHVEGRNNLFPELDYRVYRPG; encoded by the coding sequence ATGAGCCTGGGCTCCCTCGCGCTGGTCCTTCACGCGCACCTGCCGTTCGTCCGCCATCCCGAATACGAAGACTTCCTCGAAGAGGACTGGCTCTACGAAGCCATCTCCGAGACGTACCTGCCGCTCTTGCGCGTGTTCGACAGACTGGTCGAGGACCGCGTCCCCTTCCGGGTGACGATGACGCTCTCGCCCACGCTCGTGTCGATGCTCAACGACGAGCTGCTGCGGGAGCGCTACGCCCGGCGGCTGGATTCGCTCTGCGAGCTGGGCGCCCGCGAGGTGCACCGCACCCGGGACGACCCCACCTTCCACCCGCTGGCCGTCTTCCACCGCGACCACTTCGAATCGCTGCGGCTCGCGTACCACAACCACTACCGGCGCGACCTGGTGGCCGCGTTCCGCAGACTCCAGGACTCCGGCCACCTGGACATCCTCACCTGCAACGCGACCCACGGCTTCCTGCCGCTCATGCAGCAGACGCCGGAGGCCGTGCGCGCGCAGGTGACAGTGGCGGCGAACCACTACCGCCAGAACTTCGGCCGCGACCCCGCCGGCATCTGGCTGGCCGAGTGCGGCTACTACCCGGGCCTGGAGCGCATCCTCTCCGCCGAGCGCATCCGCTACTTCTTCGCGGACACGCACGCCCTCACGGACGCCACGCCCCGCCCGCTGCACGGCCCCTACGCGCCCATCTTCACCGAGCCCGGCGTGGCCGCCTTCGCGCGCGACCCGGAGAGCAGCCAGCAGGTCTGGAGCACCGAGCACGGCTACCCCGGCGACCCCGTCTACCGCGAGTTCTACCGGGACATCGGCTGGGACCTGGACCTGGACTACATCCGGCCCTTCATCCAGCCCACCGGCGATCGCAAGAACACCGGCTTCAAGTACTTCCGCATCACCGGCAAGACGAACGACAAGCAGCCCTACGACCCGGCCGCCGCCCGCGAGCGCGCCTGGGTCCACGCGGGCAACTTCCTCTTCAACCGCGAGCGCCAGTTCGAATACCTCGCGTCGCGCATGGGCGGCCGCAAGCCCGTGGTCGTCGCGCCCTATGACGCGGAGCTCTTCGGCCACTGGTGGTTCGAGGGTCCCCACTTCATCGACGCCCTCATCCGCCAGGCCGCGCGCAACCCCAGCCGCTTCACGCTCATCAGCCCGCTGGACGACCTGCGCGAGCACCCGGAGAACCAGGTGGCCACGCCGCCCATGTCCTCCTGGGGCGCGGGCGGCTACGCGAACATGTGGCTGGATGGGACCAACGACTGGATCTACCGGCACCTGAACCACGCCGCGCGGCAGATGGTGGAGCTGGCCCGGGACTTCCCGGACGCGCCGTCCCTCAAGCGCCGGGCGCTGAACCAGGCCGCGCGCGAGCTGCTGCTGGCGCAGGCCTCCGACTGGGCCTTCATCATGAAGACCGGCACCATGGTGGACTACGCCGTGCGCCGCACGAAGGAGCACCTGCAGCGCTTCCTGCGCCTGCACGACCAGGTGCGCGCCGGAACCGTGGACGAGTCGTGGCTGTCCCACGTCGAAGGCCGCAACAACCTGTTCCCCGAGCTGGACTACCGCGTCTACCGGCCCGGTTGA